The genomic window GGTAATGCACCTCCGGCACCGTAAGCGGTTCTGCCCGCGGAAGCGGCTCCCACTCCGGCCCCGTCTGGATCGTCGCCACTACCTGCGGCGTACCGGCCATCAACTGGCCAGTTCCGATAAGTCCTAGCGCTACAACTAAGCCTGCTTTTAGTTTCCTTGTAAACATATCAAACCTCCTTCATGAAAGACAAATATCTCTATTGCTAAATGCCACGGTCTATAGGTGAATTGTGTCCAACAGGCAATATACTAATTTTATTTCCCAATCGACCTCCTTTCCAGAATATTTTCTTTTTTATAATCTTTTGGCAATTTCCATATATAGCTTTGTGTAGCAATGGGAATGCCAGACGATAGCTTTTTAATATACCACGCTGTAACTGTTGAAGGTATGCGCTTTAGATGATGTAGAGAAAGCTGTTACCAAAACGTTTGGGGAGTATTAAATTTGACTGGAACAAGTCTGGGGTGTTTCCGACGAAAAATTATTTTATATTACCCATAGAAATTACGAGATTTAGGGTAGTGCCTGAATACGGGCATAATCTCGCCCATTCGTTGGCAGGAGCTTTGTCCTTATTATTGATTTTATGCCATAACGCAGCACAGCCGCAACCAAATTTCCTTTATGAAAGCGGGGAAATTGCTTCGGAAAAGGAACTCGCAATGACAGCGACCATGCACTTTGATGGCACACGGCACGTTGTCATTGCGAGTGAAGCGAAGCAATCTTTCACTCATAAAAAACGGTACCTTCTGAAAGGGGTTTGTGAAAAAACTTACAAAAAAAGAAGTTTTTATGGAGAAATACTATAGCGCGGCGCGTTATCAAAATCCGGCTTGCCTATTATTACAATGGCCTTAATGCGGGATAGCTCGATCATGGGGGACTTTTCTCTGGTCTCCGGGTGGCAACGCCACGAGATGTTTGGCGTTTTTCAATTAATACGGATATTTTTGGTAAGCTTACCCTTTGTAATATTCAGAAGACTTGTATTTTGAAATGATCGCGTCTACAAAGACTTTTACCGTAGAAGCGATCGGCACGGCCAGGAGTAGCCCTAAAAATCCAAACAACTGGCTGCAGATCAGAATGGAGAGGATTACCATGACGGGGCTCAGCCCCAATCCCTTTCCCATAATCCGGGGGGTTATTACGGTTGCCTCAAGCATTTGACCGACACCGAAGGTTATCAGGACATACACGATGTGTGCGAAATCGTGGAAATGGAAGAGCGCGAGGACGGAAGCCAGGAGGATTCCCGTGCCTGTGCCAACAAACGGAATCAGGTTGCCAAAACCCCCTGCAAAGCCGAGAAGAAACGACAGGGGGATGCCTGCTATAGTCAGGCCGATGCTGTAGATGAGGGAAAGAATAAGGCAGACGATGAGCTGTCCCCGCAGAAAATGCCGGAGATTGTCATTTACCTTCGATAAGACCCTCACTGCGTGGTCTCTTTTCGATGCGGGAAAAAAGTCCTTTATTGCCTTGGCTATGGTGTTAAAGTCCTTGAGCAGGTACACGGACACGACACTGAAGATGATAACATTGACGATGATGCCAAAGAAACCAAAGGTGCTGTAAAAAATGTTTTTGCCGATGTCCAGGAAAAAACCGACCACCTGAGGAAAATGCTTTTTGAATCTCCATACCACGTCTATCAGGGGGGTTTTTTTCCCCTGTGAAGTTGTGTCAGCGGCTGTATTTTTGTGTTCGGGTGGTATCCAGCTACCGCTGTCTTTTTCAATATCTTCAGATGGTATCGTTTTCTGTTCGGAGTCGGGGGCAGGTTCTTGAGTTACCCCTAATAGCGATTTTATTGATTGGACAAATTCAGTGTCCCCGTGCGTTCCGAGCCACGACTCAAAGGCGGCCTGATATTTCGGGTAGTGATACCTGATGATACCGCCCACCTGATATACCCCACTGACCGTCTTTGGAATTGCGTAGGTCAGGAATCCGGCGGTAGTCAGGAATACGGTAATGATAATGAAGACGATGCCGAATCCGCGCTGGATGTGTTTCCGGGTAAATGGCCACGTTTTTCGTTCAAAGAAATCAACCGCAGGATCAAAGATGTAGGCAACAATAAATGCCAGGAGAAGGGAGATAAGCGTGCCTCTCAGGAAATAACACAGCACGAAAAAAAGAATAATCGAAATACCCGCGAGCATGACCCGCACCCACAGGTTATCCAGCATTTTTTGCCGTTCATTTTCCATACGTTCTATTCCTGGTTATCCATATCAGCGCCGGCCGTGGCCGAGCCTATTATCAGGTGGTCACTGATAGCCTCGGTGATGGAAGCCCCGATGCCTTTTACCTTATTGAGTTCATCCAAAGTCTTAAAATTGCCATGTTTTTCGCGATAAGCAACGATGGCCTTTGCCTTTGCCTCACCCAGTTTCGGCAGTAAAACCAGCTCATACCAGGGTGATGTATTGACATCGAGTTTGACTTTTATATCCTCAGGTTTAAGGGTGCTGACAATCTCTGTTTCGGGCAACCACCAATGGTAATCCATGCCTATTTTTATTATCGTGGCGATAAAAAGCGTTGTCGCCAAAAAATAAATGACGATGAGTTGTCGTTTTGTGGGAGAAGATCCATCGAACGGTCTTTGTGGTATGGTCATAATAACCAGATTTTTAAGTGCTCTTGAT from Candidatus Brocadia sp. includes these protein-coding regions:
- a CDS encoding AI-2E family transporter, coding for MENERQKMLDNLWVRVMLAGISIILFFVLCYFLRGTLISLLLAFIVAYIFDPAVDFFERKTWPFTRKHIQRGFGIVFIIITVFLTTAGFLTYAIPKTVSGVYQVGGIIRYHYPKYQAAFESWLGTHGDTEFVQSIKSLLGVTQEPAPDSEQKTIPSEDIEKDSGSWIPPEHKNTAADTTSQGKKTPLIDVVWRFKKHFPQVVGFFLDIGKNIFYSTFGFFGIIVNVIIFSVVSVYLLKDFNTIAKAIKDFFPASKRDHAVRVLSKVNDNLRHFLRGQLIVCLILSLIYSIGLTIAGIPLSFLLGFAGGFGNLIPFVGTGTGILLASVLALFHFHDFAHIVYVLITFGVGQMLEATVITPRIMGKGLGLSPVMVILSILICSQLFGFLGLLLAVPIASTVKVFVDAIISKYKSSEYYKG
- a CDS encoding helix-hairpin-helix domain-containing protein; its protein translation is MWNASRALKNLVIMTIPQRPFDGSSPTKRQLIVIYFLATTLFIATIIKIGMDYHWWLPETEIVSTLKPEDIKVKLDVNTSPWYELVLLPKLGEAKAKAIVAYREKHGNFKTLDELNKVKGIGASITEAISDHLIIGSATAGADMDNQE